From one Sardina pilchardus chromosome 6, fSarPil1.1, whole genome shotgun sequence genomic stretch:
- the LOC134082929 gene encoding E3 ubiquitin-protein ligase NEURL3-like gives MSQNKNNVNERTKDLHVCGLTCLGPLTFHPGAVGKKITLSHGNCRASRDLETFRDGLVFSSRPVKPEEKVRIQVERSLLAWEGGVRIGFTNESPTTGPLPRLAIPDLTEKPGYWALPVPQRYCPPGTMVSFWMDKNGVMWYRTSTRSVEFCKQTDLDPSLPLWAIIDVYGQSTTVLLLGSERNLNRIIKTSSCPIPDSTFKCGYEDTPPELKKRKAIAEIKLEQHQEDQSNNNNSQKIGCRQENFLECSVCLDREACLAPRCGHRCLCLPCADRVFQEFGTCPLCRQKI, from the exons ATGAGCCAGAACAAGAACAACGTAAATG AAAGGACCAAGGACCTCCATGTCTGTGGACTCACCTGCCTGGGTCCTCTGACTTTCCACCCTGGGGCCGTGGGTAAGAAGATCACCCTCAGCCATGGGAACTGCAGGGCCTCGAGAGACCTGGAGACCTTCAGGGACGGCCTGGTGTTCAGCAGTCGCCCAGTGAAGCCGGAAGAGAAGGTCCGGATCCAGGTGGAGCGCAGCCTTCTAGCCTGGGAGGGCGGTGTGCGGATCGGCTTCACCAACGAATCCCCGACCACCGGACCACTTCCTCGGCTGGCCATTCCCGACCTCACAGAGAAGCCCGGGTACTGGGCTTTGCCGGTGCCGCAACGTTACTGCCCACCTGGTACCATGGTCAGTTTCTGGATGGATAAAAATGGAGTGATGTGGTACAGGACATCCACTCGAAGTGTGGAATTCTGTAAGCAGACTGATTTGgacccctctctgcccctctggGCTATTATTGATGTCTATGGACAGTCCACTACAGTGCTTTTACTCG GTTCTGAACGAAATTTGAATCGAATTATCAAAACATCCTCCTGCCCCATTCCTGATAGCACATTTAAATGTGGCTATGAAGATACTCCACCTGAATTAAAGAAAAGGAAAGCCATTGCTGAAATTAAGCTGGAACAGCATCAAGAAGAtcaaagtaacaataacaaCTCTCAGAAAATAG GGTGCAGGCAGGAGAACTTCCTCGAGTGCTCGGTGTGTCTGGACCGTGAAGCTTGTCTGGCCCCCCGTTGTGGACATCGCTGCCTGTGCCTTCCCTGTGCTGACAGGGTCTTTCAAGAATTCGGCACATGTCCACTGTGTCGGCAGAAGATCTAG